From Nerophis ophidion isolate RoL-2023_Sa linkage group LG15, RoL_Noph_v1.0, whole genome shotgun sequence, one genomic window encodes:
- the LOC133569880 gene encoding agouti-related protein-like encodes MKMKLSVLCLCLLLLLLALVSGGLLTRNDLQSDGIRLNKISRRAGLHKIMLARRGHYEQQRLHMMRPKGMPDPLRDYLPTKASPDPGRPDCSQLGQSCLPQQGCCETSSTCHCHFFQAICFCRRRNVVCSPNS; translated from the exons ATGAAGATGAAGTTGTCAGTGCTGTGCttgtgtcttcttcttcttcttctggccTTGGTGAGCGGAGGACTTCTCACCAGGAATGATCTTCAGAGCGATGGCATCAGGTTGAATAAAATATCCCGAAGAGCAG GTCTGCACAAGATCATGTTGGCCAGGAGAGGACACTATGAACAGCAGAGACTTCACATGATG AGGCCTAAAGGGATGCCAGACCCCCTGAGGGACTACCTGCCTACCAAGGCGTCCCCAGACCCCGGCAGGCCCGACTGCTCCCAGCTGGGCCAGAGCTGCCTGCCTCAGCAGGGATGCTGTGAGACAAGTTCTACCTGCCATTGCCACTTCTTCCAAGCCATTTGCTTCTGCAGGAGGAGAAATGTGGTGTGCAGCCCAAACTCTTGA